Sequence from the Primulina huaijiensis isolate GDHJ02 chromosome 16, ASM1229523v2, whole genome shotgun sequence genome:
TGTTTGGGCTCGAACGGGAAGGGATACTGAAGTATGATCATATTGTTTTTTCTCGATAATATATGCTGATATTTGGTAGCTAGAATGCTGGAAATTGGCCAGAAGCTGATATTTTCTTTTGATTCAAATTCACCATAGAATACATGGTTCATTCCTACAATAGAAATGGCTTGGTTGCATTGGGGTTTATGGATGACCACTATCCCGTCCGAAGTGCGTTTTCGTTGCTCAATCAGGTATTGGGATTCCGTTGGCGTCGACTATCTacagttattattttttgaatttcatGAAGGCGGTttttgtttgttgaattcagtaTACAGATGATGTCATGCTTGTCAGGTCTTGGATGAGTACTTGAAGAACTTCAGCGAGTCTTGGAAAACCATGCAGTCTGATAGTACTCAACCATGGCCTTATCTAAATGAGGCGATCACCAAATTTCAGGTATCTCAGTTTTTCTTCACCTTTGTGtgtttgaaattgaaattggtGGCAGTATttgctcaaaaaataaaaataaaaattgatagcAGTATCAAACTAAATTTGCCGTTACTAATTTCCTTGCCTCCATCGTcttgaatattttgaaaatttggcaGTTTGTGCGAGTCACGTGCGACTCgcaaatatgtattttagaacgAGTTCTTACATTATGTACACTCGTTTAGACTTAACTTGTTCTAATTCTTGTTTAACTGCTCAGGACCCTGCCGAGGCTGACAAGCTGTTGAGAATTCAACGGGAGTTGGATGAGACCAAAATTATTCTTGTG
This genomic interval carries:
- the LOC140961519 gene encoding VAMP-like protein YKT61 isoform X2, coding for MVKITALLVLKCSPEGSDPVILANASDLSSFGFFQRPSVREFIVFVSRTVAKRTPPGQRQSVKHEEYMVHSYNRNGLVALGFMDDHYPVRSAFSLLNQVLDEYLKNFSESWKTMQSDSTQPWPYLNEAITKFQDPAEADKLLRIQRELDETKIILMFYKQAKKTNQCCTIL